A window from Telopea speciosissima isolate NSW1024214 ecotype Mountain lineage chromosome 8, Tspe_v1, whole genome shotgun sequence encodes these proteins:
- the LOC122672428 gene encoding uncharacterized protein LOC122672428, which yields MQPDWRTPVTQYLSDPGPGFDQRIRDRATGYVLIGEDLYKKGKDDLLLKCGSLNEATLVMVKVHEGICGAHQARPKMRWLIRRHGYYWPTMTTDCIKYAKGCWACQTHGPVQRLPATEFNPVVKPWPFRGWAMDLIGKITLPAMQGHCFIIVAIDYFTKWVEAVPMKGVSQAEVIKFLKSHIIHRFGLPETVTCDNESVFIGDEVVAFTTELGITFTHSTPYYAQGNGQAEASNKILKGCLAKVVDDNPWRWADMLSEGLMPTAYSEVMMTELDDLEEERLAMLDRMQVQKRKVVAIYNKRICLKHFQEGDILLKAILLVETKDPRLGKWSPTLEGPFTVCQVLRGGAYRLRDLKGCVQIRPINGKFLKGFHPII from the exons ATGCAGCCTGACTGGCGAACGCCGGTCACCCAGTACTTGAGCGACCCTGGGCCAGGGTTTGACCAAAGGATCAGAGATAGGGCGACGGGATACGTGCTGATTGGGGAAGACCTTtataaaaaagggaaggatGACTTGTTGCTCAAGTGTGGCAGCCTGAATGAGGCAACGCTGGTCATGGTCAAAGTTCATGAGGGCATCTGCGGAGCGCACCAGGCCAGGCCAAAGATGAGATGGTTGATCCGGCGTCATGGGTATTATTGGCCAACCATGACTACAGACTGCATCAAATACGCTAAGGGGTGTTGGGCGTGTCAGACTCATGGGCCAGTGCAGCGGTTGCCAGCGACAGAATTCAACCCAGTGGTTAAGCCGTGGCCATTCAGGGGTTGGGCAATGGACCTCATAGGGAAGATTACCCTGCCTGCAATGCAGGGGCATTGCTTTATTATTGTGGCCatagactatttcaccaagtgggttgaggccgTGCCAATGAAGGGCGTCAGTCAGGCCGAAGTCATCAAATTCCTCAAAAGCCACATCATTCACAGGTTTGGGCTACCAGAGACTGTTACTTGCGACAATGAAAGCGTTTTCATTGGGGATGAGGTGGTGGCATTTACAACAGAGTTAGGGATAACATTCACCCATTCCACCCCATATTACGCACAAGGCAACGGTCAGGCCGAGGCAAGTAACAAGATTCTCAAAGGTTGTTTAGCGAAGGTTGTGGATGACAACCCATGGAGATGGGCGGACATGCTTTCTGAG GGACTTATGCCAACGGCCTACAGCGAGGTGATGATGACCGAGCTCGATGACCTAGAAGAGGAGCGCTTGGCCATGCTGGATAGGATGCAGGTCCAGAAGAGGAAGGTTGTAGCTATCTACAACAAAAGGATATGCCTAAAGCACTTCCAGGAAGGGGACATACTCCTGAAGGCCATACTCCTGGTGGAGACAAAGGACCCCAGACTGGGCAAATGGTCCCCAACATTGGAAGGACCCTTTACGGTCTGCCAGGTGCTCCGAGGTGGGGCCTATAGGCTGCGTGACTTGAAAGGATGCGTCCAGATCAGGCCAATCAACGGCAAGTTCCTTAAGGGTTTTCATCCTATAATTTAG